In Clostridium sp., one DNA window encodes the following:
- a CDS encoding beta-ketoacyl-ACP synthase III, translating into MNSVEIIGTGSYLPDNIITNDDLSKIVDTNNEWIRNRTGIRQRRISQGENTSDIATKAALEAIEDAGISADEIDFIIVATATPDNFLPSTACIVQKNIDAINAACFDVSAACSGYIYAMDIAAQFIKSGRAKTILIIGAETLSKIIDWKDRSTCILFGDGASAAVLKKGKRNSILAINTGADGKLGHFLTCAAVPVNNPYSIDKPKLTRSIVKMNGKEIFRFAVKIMEKSLNKLLEESGISIDEIKFVIPHQANYRIIEAASKRLNVSLDKFYVDLDKYGNTSAASIGIAFDEARKKQLFRSGDKIILIGFGGGLTYGGVVIEI; encoded by the coding sequence ATGAATAGCGTAGAAATCATTGGTACAGGGAGTTATCTGCCAGATAATATAATAACAAATGATGATTTGAGTAAAATCGTAGATACTAATAATGAGTGGATAAGGAATAGAACAGGTATAAGACAACGAAGGATATCACAGGGTGAAAACACGTCTGATATAGCAACTAAAGCTGCCCTTGAGGCGATAGAAGATGCAGGCATATCTGCAGATGAAATTGATTTTATAATAGTGGCTACAGCTACACCTGATAATTTTTTACCGTCTACAGCCTGTATTGTGCAAAAGAATATAGATGCGATAAATGCAGCGTGTTTTGATGTATCGGCAGCCTGCTCCGGATATATATATGCCATGGATATTGCAGCCCAGTTTATAAAATCCGGAAGGGCAAAAACTATTTTGATTATAGGTGCGGAAACTCTTTCAAAGATAATTGATTGGAAGGATAGAAGTACCTGTATTTTATTTGGTGATGGAGCATCAGCCGCTGTACTGAAAAAGGGGAAAAGGAACAGTATACTTGCAATTAATACAGGGGCTGACGGAAAATTGGGGCACTTTCTAACTTGTGCCGCAGTTCCTGTAAATAATCCATACAGCATTGACAAACCAAAATTGACCAGGTCCATAGTAAAGATGAATGGGAAGGAGATATTTAGATTTGCCGTAAAGATTATGGAAAAGTCCTTGAACAAACTTCTTGAGGAATCAGGTATTTCCATAGATGAAATAAAATTTGTAATACCGCATCAGGCGAATTACAGGATAATAGAAGCTGCTTCGAAAAGATTGAATGTATCATTGGATAAATTCTATGTAGATCTTGACAAATACGGAAACACATCTGCTGCTAGTATAGGCATAGCTTTTGATGAAGCAAGAAAAAAACAGCTGTTTAGAAGCGGTGACAAGATAATACTTATAGGTTTTGGAGGCGGCCTTACCTATGGCGGTGTAGTTATTGAAATTTAA